From one Rosa rugosa chromosome 4, drRosRugo1.1, whole genome shotgun sequence genomic stretch:
- the LOC133743952 gene encoding auxin-responsive protein IAA8-like: protein MSQPLLGAGEEEGRSDVTALSSSLSMESVCPNSSDLKERNYMGLSDCSSVDSSKVSHVDGSKSRLNLKATELRLGLPGSQSPDRDSELRLVSTELDEKPLFPLHPLKDSLQKTVVSGNKRGFSDAMDEFSEGKYANTEVNMLLSPRPSPNLGLKTGSVLENLGTQEPKMKEIAPPKIMQERPHAAKETRPNHSSTNSAPATKAQVVGWPPIRSFRKNSLATVSKNVEEVDGKAGPGALYVKVSMDGAPYLRKVDLKHYSAYQELSSALEKMFSCFTIGQYGSHGALGREISESKLKDLLHGSEYVLTYEDKDGDWMLVGDVPWEMFIDTCKRMRIMKSSDAIGLAPRAMEKCRNRN, encoded by the exons ATGTCACAACCACTTCTCGGTGCTGGGGAGGAGGAAGGTAGGAGTGATGTTACAGCATTATCTTCCTCACTTTCTATGGAGAGTGTATGTCCTAACAGCTCAGATTTGAAGGAGCGAAATTACATGGGATTATCTGATTGCTCTTCGGTAGACAGTTCAAAAGTCTCCCATGTAGATGGAAGTAAAAGTAGACTGAACCTGAAGGCTACGGAACTTAGGCTTGGGCTTCCTGGATCCCAGTCTCCTGACAGAGACTCAGAACTGAGGCTAGTCTCCACTGAACTTGATGAGAAGCCCCTTTTCCCATTACATCCTTTAAAGGATTCATTGCAGAAAACAGTTGTTTCAGGCAACAAGAGAGGGTTCTCTGATGCTATGGATGAGTTCTCAGAG GGCAAATATGCTAATACAGAGGTAAACATGTTGCTGTCGCCCAGGCCTTCTCCAAACTTGGGATTGAAAACTGGTTCTGTACTTGAGAACCTTGGGACTCAGGAGCCCAAAATGAAAGAGATAGCACCACCGAAGATAATGCAAGAGAGGCCTCATGCTGCCAAAGAAACTAGGCCAAATCATTCTAGTACTAACAGTGCACCTGCTACCAA GGCGCAGGTTGTTGGTTGGCCACCTATAAGATCATTTAGGAAGAACTCATTGGCCACTGTCTCAAAGAACGTGGAGGAAGTAGATGGAAAAGCAGGGCCTGGTGCTCTATATGTCAAAGTCAGCATGGATGGTGCTCCGTATTTGAGGAAAGTAGATTTGAAACATTACTCTGCATACCAGGAACTTTCTTCTGCTCTTGAAAAGATGTTTAGCTGTTTTACTATAG GTCAATATGGATCTCATGGAGCTCTGGGCAGAGAGATTAGTGAAAGCAAGCTGAAGGATCTCCTTCATGGCTCAGAATATGTCCTCACCTACGAGGACAAAGATGGTGACTGGATGCTTGTGGGTGATGTCCCTTGGGA GATGTTTATCGATACCTGCAAAAGGATGAGGATAATGAAAAGCTCAGATGCCATTGGCCTTG CTCCAAGAGCCATGGAGAAGTGCAGGAACAGGAACTAG